A genome region from Urocitellus parryii isolate mUroPar1 chromosome X, mUroPar1.hap1, whole genome shotgun sequence includes the following:
- the LOC113193147 gene encoding protein cornichon homolog 4 isoform X2, with amino-acid sequence MEAVVFVFSLLDCCALIFLSVYFIITLSDLECDYINARSCCSKLNKWVIPELIGHTVVTVLMLVSLHWFIFLLNLPVATWNIYRNTQSRATEVTHERSHDQTWFPLALFLHVSL; translated from the exons atggaggcaGTAGTGTTCGTCTTCTCTCTCCTCGATTGTTGCGCGCTCATTTTCCTCTCAGTCTACTTCATAATTACATTGTCTGATTTAGAATGTGATTACATTAATGCTAGATCATGTTGCTCGAAATTAAACAAGTGGGTAATTCCAGAATTGATTGGCCATACTGTTGTCACTGTATTAATGCTTGTTTCATTGCACTGGTTCATATTCCTTCTCAACTTACCTGTTGCTACTTGGAATATATATC GAAATACACAATCGAGGGCAACTGAAGTCACACATGAAAGAAGCCATGATCAAACTTGGTTTCCACTTGCTCTGTTTCTTCATGTATCTTTATAG
- the LOC113193147 gene encoding protein cornichon homolog 4 isoform X1 produces MEAVVFVFSLLDCCALIFLSVYFIITLSDLECDYINARSCCSKLNKWVIPELIGHTVVTVLMLVSLHWFIFLLNLPVATWNIYRFIMVPSGNMGVFDPTEIHNRGQLKSHMKEAMIKLGFHLLCFFMYLYSMILALIND; encoded by the coding sequence atggaggcaGTAGTGTTCGTCTTCTCTCTCCTCGATTGTTGCGCGCTCATTTTCCTCTCAGTCTACTTCATAATTACATTGTCTGATTTAGAATGTGATTACATTAATGCTAGATCATGTTGCTCGAAATTAAACAAGTGGGTAATTCCAGAATTGATTGGCCATACTGTTGTCACTGTATTAATGCTTGTTTCATTGCACTGGTTCATATTCCTTCTCAACTTACCTGTTGCTACTTGGAATATATATCGTTTTATTATGGTACCAAGTGGCAACATGGGAGTGTTTGATCCAACGGAAATACACAATCGAGGGCAACTGAAGTCACACATGAAAGAAGCCATGATCAAACTTGGTTTCCACTTGCTCTGTTTCTTCATGTATCTTTATAGTATGATTTTAGCTTTGATAAATGACTGA